From the Chiloscyllium plagiosum isolate BGI_BamShark_2017 chromosome 16, ASM401019v2, whole genome shotgun sequence genome, one window contains:
- the LOC122557771 gene encoding 2-oxoglutarate-Fe(II) type oxidoreductase ppzD-like, producing MSIEIVDFGSFGLGKNEPSAIEIERISTEVIRALTDIGFVYLKNTGIEDQKIFEVMDICKEFFMLPSNIKQQYAHTVDSESLGHGWVAEDKERLNPERPADLKESFNISALSPHVKWPVINTNPEFRECLESFFKMCQQLSVKILEVIALGLGLERDFFINMHQKMGSNKNLTTLRALYYPSVQKSFMQDHQIRCGEHSDYGTLSLLFQDKTGGLEILNRSGQYVAAPYIQNTVLINIADLLQRWTSDKLLSTVHRVVLPKSEDKMCKPRQSLVFFVDPDSDVMVTCCNGLQKYPPIPALQHIQGRLNSSNVTKS from the exons ATGAGCATCGAAATAGTTGACTTTGGCTCGTTTGGCTTAGGAAAAAATGAACCTTCAGCCATTGAAATTGAGCGAATATCCACAGAGGTCATCAGGGCTTTAACAGACATTGGATTTGTATACCTGAAAAACACTGGAATTGAAGATCAAAAG ATATTTGAAGTGATGGACATCTGCAAGGAGTTCTTCATGCTTCCAAGTAACATTAAACAACAATATGCCCATACTGTGGACTCTGAATCTCTAGGTCATGGTTGGGTTGCAGAAGACAAAGAAAG ATTAAATCCTGAGCGGCCTGCAGACCTGAAGGAGTCCTTTAATATATCAGCATTATCTCCACATGTT AAATGGCCCGTTATTAACACCAATCCTGAGTTTAGGGAATGTCTGGAATCATTCTTCAAAATGTGTCAGCAGCTGTCAGTAAAAATTCTGGAAGTGATTGCATTGGGCCTGGGTCTTGAGAGGGATTTCTTCATCAATATGCACCAAAAAATGGGCA GCAATAAAAATCTTACGACCCTTCGAGCTCTATATTATCCATCAGTACAGAAATCCTTTATGCAGGATCATCAGATCCGATGTGGAGAACATTCTGATTATGGAACACTCAGTTTACTCTTCCAAGATAAGACTGGAGGGTTAGAG ATTCTAAACAGGTCTGGCCAGTATGTTGCTGCTCCCTACATCCAAAATACCGTTCTCATCAACATTGCTGATCTTCTGCAGAGGTGGACATCTGACAAATTATTATCAACG gTTCACCGAGTCGTCCTTCCAAAGTCTGAAGACAAGATGTGCAAACCTAGACAGTCGTTGGTTTTCTTTGTTGATCCAGACAGTGATGTGATGGTCACATGCTGTAATGGGCTTCAGAAGTATCCACCCATCCCGGCTCTGCAGCACATACAGGGGCGTTTGAATTcttcaaatgtaacaaaatccTGA